A region of the Vibrio chagasii genome:
CTACAACCTGAATCTTTAAAAGGTCAGCAGTTTATCCATTTAGTTAATGAAATCATCGGCTTTCCACGTCACCTGTCTCAGCATGTGGGCGGCTTTGTGATCTCTTCTGGACCTTTGTATGAATTGGTTCCAGTCGAGAACGCCGCAATGCACGATCGCACAATTATTCAATGGGATAAGGATGACCTTGAAACTCTGGGGCTGCTTAAAGTTGATGTACTTGCACTTGGTATGCTGTCTGCCATTCGAAAATGCTTCGACCTGATCAAGCGTATTCATGGTCGCTCGTTAACGATCGCAGAGATCACTCGCCTTAAAGATGATCCTCAAGTTTATGGCATGATTCAACGAGCAGACACCGTTGGCATATTCCAGATTGAGTCACGAGCCCAAATGAGCATGCTTCCAAGGCTCAAGCCAAGGACGTACTACGACTTGGTGATTCAAATCGCTATCGTACGCCCAGGTCCTATTCAAGGTGACATGGTGCACCCTTATCTCAAGCGTCGTGATGGTATTGAGCCAATCAGCTATCCCTCGAAAGAGGTTGAATCCGTTCTATCGCGCACTATGGGTGTGCCTATATTCCAAGAGCAAGTGATAAAACTCGCCATGGTCGCCGCAGGGTTTACAGGTGGTGAGGCGGATCAGCTCAGACGTGCGATGGCCGCTTGGAAGAAAAACGGCAACGTATTTAAATTTAAAACCAAAATCATTGAAGGCATGCAAAAGCGAGGCTATGACACTGAATTTGCCGAGCAAATCTTTAAACAGATATGTGGCTTTGGTGAGTACGGCTTCCCGGAAAGTCATTCCGCTTCGTTTGCAGTACTCGCGTATTGTTCAGCTTGGTTAAAATGCTATTACCCTGAGTGCTTCTACGCCTCCTTACTGAATAGCCAACCTATGGGGTTCTACAGCCCATCGCAATTGGTACAAGATGCTCAGCGACACAATGTAGCGATACTCCCAGTATGCGTGAATACCTCTCAAGACAACCACACCGTTGTCTCTCAGCAAAACGGTTTAGCCATACGTTTAGGGATGAGACAAATCAAAGGCTTGAGTGAACATGGTATCCAGAGTGTGTTAGCTAACCGGCCGAGCTCGGGTTATCACCACCCTAACCAGGTAAAACAGTTATCAATCAACAAGAAAGACATTGAGCTACTTGCCTCAGCAAATGCGCTTCACAACGTTTCAGGTGACCGCTTTCAAACTCGCTGGGCGATTATGGACTCGGCCTCTGATCTACCCTTGTTTAGTCAAATCGATGACAGCTTTGAAAAAGATAATGACGAACAAGGATTGCGACAACCCAGCGAGATGCAGGATTTACTTGCGGATTTCACCAGTGTTGGGATCTCTTTGAATAAGCACCCCATCACGTTACTGGAAGAAGCTAACCGACTCGGTCGATTCACTCATATGAAAGACTTAAAACAACAACGACACAAATCCATGGTCACCGTTGTTGGGCTTGTAACAGGTAAGCAATCCCCCGGAACTGCAGCAGGCGTCACCTTTGTCACACTGGAAGATAATACGGGCAATATTAATGTGGTGGTATGGGGAGCAACGGCGCGCGCTCAACAGCAAGCGTATCTCACAGCCAAGGCGTTAAAGGTGCAAGGCATCCTAGAAAAAGAAGGTGAAGTGGTACATGTGATTGCAGGTAAGCTTATCGATATTACCGATGAGATTGTTGGCTTAAAAACCAAATCGCGAGACTTTCACTAACAACTCAAATTACTGTTTTATATCGACAAATAAAACGAAAAAGGGAAGCGCCAGCTTCCCTTTATTTCAAATTGTTGAGTTATACCTCAACGTCAGCTTCCGTACGTCTTTTCTTAAATTCCCTATATAGTAATAAGCTTAAAGTCATGACAACTTTAGACGTTAACCATATCATTAAAAGGAACTACCTTAAATTGTGCGTGAAAAGTTACGTGAGTAGTTGAGCATATTTTGTTATGAGAAATATGCTGCATCAATAATAGCAAACGTTTTCCATAAGATCACCCAAAACAGACTGCATGTCGGTATAAATTACAAAATCTGACGCATACGCTCCTGAGTTACCTCAACCAACAAGTCTGGTTGGAACTTAGAAATGAAGCGGTTACACCCTACTTTTTCAACCATTGCTTCATTAAAGCTTCCGCTTAATGAGGTATTTAGCGTAATAAACAGGTCGTACATTCTTGGGTCAGAGCGCACTTCATGAGTCAGTTTGTAGCCATCCATCTCAGGCATTTCAGCATCAGTGATCATCAATAGTATTTCTTGATTGATGTCTTTGCCTTCATCACACCAGCCCTTAAGTAAATTCAGAGCTTCTAAGCCGTCACAACATTCAATAATGTTCAAACCTAATTGCGACAAGGTGCCCTTGATTTGGTTACGCGCGGTTGAAGAATCATCAACGATAAGTACATTACGCCCTATCATCTCTTGAGCTAACTGCTCATCTAACACACCTTCAGAGATCGACACATCGTAATCGATGATCTCTGCTAGCACCTTCTCAACATCGATGATCTCAACGATTTTGTGCTGTTCTTCTTCTTGAATATGCGTGATAGCGGTTAGGTAGTTTGCACGACCTGTTGTCTTTGGTGGCGGCTGGATTTCAGTCCATGTTGTATTGACGATATTACGCACCTGTCCAACCAAGAAACCTTGTACAGTTCGGTTGTACTCCGTAATGATCAAGTTACTTTCTTGAGACTCTGCACGTGACGGCGGAAAGCCAATGGCACTTCGCAGATCAATCACAGGTACTGATTCACCACGTAAAGAAGCCACCCCTGTAATATGGTGGTGGGAGCCCGGTAAGCGAGTAAGTACCGGCACTTTTAGCACTTCTTTAACTTTAAATACGTTAATCGCAAATAATTGGCGACTATTTAAGCTGAATAACAAGAGTTCCAGACGGTTTTCACCAACCAGTTTCGTTCTCTGATCAACCGAATTTAAAACGCCAGACATACAACACCTTAGTGACAAATAATAACTGTGGCTACAATAGCCTACTTCAATGGGTTAAAGCAAAGCGCTAATGCACAGAATGCTTAAACTAAGTACAACAAATGTTGTTATACGAAGCTTAAGTACATGGAAAGGATCGGGGAAGGCTAAAAGAAGAGAAAAAGAGTTAGCCTTCAATAACTTTCATTAGCAACTGACCGTCGTAGAGAGCCTGCTTGATAAGCGCAGCACCAGGCATCGTTGCTTGTTTGTAGAATCGAGATTCCACCAGCTCTAAATCTTGGTGGTAAACCGATAAGCTCTGCTCTTCGATACATTTTTGAATCGCAGGGTACAGAACGCTCTTAGCTTGGTTGATGACACCACCGACTAAGATTTTCTCTGGGTTGAACAAGTTAATCACAATGGCAATCGCAGAACCTAGATAACGGCCTAACTGCTCAATCACTTCGACCGCCAGCGGATCACCATCAGCCGCAGCAGCACAGATTTGTTCAATCGTGACATCTTCAAAAGCAGTCAGCGTGGATTCCTCACCATTGGCTAGACGCTCTTTCACTTGCTCACGAATCGCTTGTGAACTCGCAACCGTCTCTAAGCAGCCTCGGTTACCACAATGACACAGCTTGCCTTCCTTATCGATCTGGATATGCCCCAACTCACCGATGTTGCCATGACGACCTTGTAAAACGCGGCCATCAAGAATAATCCCGGCACCTAAACCGTGGTGAATAGAGATTAAGACAGAGTTGTCATTATCTTGAGAATTACCAAACAACTTCTCAGCCAGCGCCCACGCGCGAGTATCATTGGCAATAAAAACCGGCAAGCCCGTTTCTTTGTAGATCTCAGGACCCAAAGCTAAGTTTTCGACATTGTAATGCGGCATTTGCAACACAATACCCTGCTCTGAATTCACAAGGCCTGGAAGCGTGACCGCGATACTGGTTACCCTGTCGAGCTGCTCAGCATAAGTTTGGAAGAATTCGTCGATTTCATGAAGAAGACGCGCAAGTACATCATCTTGGTCGCGTTCGTGAATGTCGATCTTCGTATCGATAAGCACATCGCCGCCCAGTTCATGAAGCGCGATAGTAAGATACCCGCGTCCAAGACGCATCGACAAGAATTGCCAACCTTCATTGTTGGTTTGCAAGCCAACAGCAGGACGTCCGCGAGTCGTGGCTTCTTGAACCGTCGTCTCGTGGATAAGGTGAGCTTCCATGAGTTCACGGGTTATTTTGGTAATACTCGCCGGAGCCAACTCACTTTGTTTGGACAGATCGATACGAGAAATAGGACCTTTAAGGTCAATTAGTTTATATACACGACCAGCATTGACCTGTTTGATATGATCAATATGGCCCGGTTGAGCCATGTACATTTTACGCTCCAGAAATCATCAACGAGATAATTTTTTTACTTTGCGAAGTAATTGTGAAGTCACTTGGTATATCGCCGTGACCAGTATCACGTATATACATGAATCTTTGTGTATCGAGTCAAATAGTTCGAGGAAAATTAACACCCAAATCGATAATTTACGACTTAATTTTCAGAATAAAACATCGCGTTTGAGCCCTGAATTCAATAATTAAAAGCAAATCAAGAAATATCCTCCTAGCTCCCAATAAATTATCAATTAATGCATATACTTAATTCAGTCTTTTAAAAAGATTACTGGCCTCACTCTAGGAGTATTCATGACAGCTGAATTAAGAAAAACGAAAATCGTCACAACGCTAGGCCCTTCTACCGATAAAGGTAACGTGCTTGAAGAGATCATCAAAGCAGGTGCCAATATTGTTCGTATGAACTTCTCCCACGGCAGCAGCGACGACCATATACAACGTGCAGAAAAAGTCAGAGCAATCGCAAAAAAACTGGGGACACAAATCGCTATCCTCGGCGACCTTCAAGGTCCCAAGATTCGTGTGTCGACATTCAGAGATGGAAAAATTCAACTGGCTGTTGGTGATGAATTCACCCTCGACAGCAGCCTAGGTTTAGGCGAAGGCAATCAAGAAGCCGTTGGCCTCGACTACAAAGAGCTGCCGAATGATGTCTCAGCCGGCGACATTCTGTTACTTGATGATGGACGTGTGCAACTCAAAGTCACCAAGGTCGAAGGTTGCCGCGTTCATACCGAAGTCATCATTGGCGGTCCGCTATCCAACAACAAGGGCATCAACAAAAAAGGCGGTGGGCTTTCTGCAGAAGCGCTAACCGACAAAGACAAACGAGACATCGTCACCGCCGCCCAAATCCAAGTCGATTATCTCGCTGTCTCTTTCCCTCGTAACGGCGAAGACATGCACTACGCTCGCCAACTTGCGCGTGAAGCAGGTTTAGAAGCTCACCTGGTCGCCAAAGTAGAGCGAGCAGAGACAGTATCGACCGTTGAGAACATGGATGACATCATAATGGCTTCAGATGTGGTCATGGTGGCTCGTGGTGACCTCGGAGTAGAAATTGGAGACCCAGAGTTGGTCGGTGTACAAAAACAGCTTATACGCCGCGCTAGAGCCCTTAATCGCACTATCATCACTGCAACTCAGATGATGGAATCAATGATCTCCGCTCCAATGCCTACCCGTGCTGAAGTAATGGATGTAGCGAACGCAGTCCTTGATGGTACTGATGCGGTAATGCTGTCTGGTGAAACCGCTGCCGGGCAATACCCAGTAGAGACGGTAAAATCGATGGCTGAAGTGTGTGTGGGCGCCGAGAAGATGGCAAACGTCAATCAGTCCAACTACCGAATTGACCGCACTTTCGTGACAGCAGAAGAAACAGTATCAATGGCAACCATCTACTCTGCCAACCACATGGAAGGCATTAAAGGTGTAGTCACGCTGACTGAGTCTGGGCGCACTGCTTTGATGATGTCTCGCTTAAGTGCTGACATGCCTATCTACGCTTTGTCTCGTAACGAAGGAACGCTAAACCGTTGTACCTTGTATCGAGGCGTAACCCCTATCTATTTTGAGACAGAAGCCAAAGATAGCTTTGACATTGCACTATCGACACTTGCTTGCTTAAAAGAGAAAGGTCATCTCAAGTTTGGTGATCTCGTGATCATTACTCAAGGCGATATCATGGACGTGGCTGGCTCAACCAACTGTATGAGAATCCTACCTGTCACCTAGCTAAAAGCAGATGAAGCAAAAAAACAGCGACAGCATGAGATAAAAGTAAAAGGGTTATCGAACTAAGTTCAATAACCCTTTCTTCATTTCAGTATGTTATCTCAACAAAGCTAGCTATAGCATTCCGCCCGTATTATTTATCAATAACAATACTTGTCAATTGCGGCATATGGGAACTGCGAGCGTTTTCTGTTGTGGTATAAGTTTCAACGAATCGATAGCCGGCTTCTAAACCCAATTCGTAATCATGGAGCAAATCTTCTTTGTCACTCATTAAAGAGCTCGATTTTAACGGTTTACTTGGCGCGATCTGCACCACAAAGGCATCATCCGGAGGAGAATTCAAAAAGTCTTGAGTCAACGAGTAAGTTTGGTAGTGCACCATCAACATGTCGGCCAACCCAGAATCAAACTTATCACCAATTAAATGGCTTAAACGGTAAATATCATCAGCACCAAACAACCATCGACCGCCATTAAGTAAATCTAAATGCCCACGGTCACGCTTCTGTTCTTTAGAGCGTAGGATCTGCTGCTGGAAGAAAGAGGTCCAGTCCGTCTTCCATTGCTCCACTTTTTGTTGCCAATGGCCTTGAACACTATCGAACGATTCTCGGAACCACTCCAACTCCTCGGCAGTTACCGGTTTAGGTGCTTGAATTTTCTGTTGCTGCTGCGGAGCTTGAACTAGCGGTCTCCCCTCTTCATCCGTTACAGGTTCTGTACGAATCACAACAATTGAACGAGCCTGCCTACGCCACGCCTCTTGAACGGGAATAGAGGCAGACACGCCGCCATCCACATAAGCACTATCACCAATCAAGATCTCATCATTGTACAAACGAGGAATGGCACAAGTTGCTATCATCACCTTATACCAATCGTCTCCCAACAGAGGGAAGTAGTGATCTCGTAAATCTTTAGAACCCGTTACCGCCGCATAGAAGTGCCGCTCACCTAAGGTTTGTCGCCCTAAATCAAGGTCGAGCTTGTAGGGATAAGCCATGATTTGCTCTAAGGCCCACTCAAGCCCTAAATTCTTCCTGTGCCGTATGTAAGAGAACAGATTGAAGAACTCTGGGGAGGTGGTCAGGTCAAGGACAAAAGAGCGCCCTAAACCTTTATCACGGCACAAATAGGCACATAAGTTAAGCGCACCTGCCGAGGTACCGAAAAACTCATCGAAAGGGTCAAAATTAGAGAGGAGAAAAGCGTCGAGAACGCCTGAGGTAAAAATACTTCTCTGTCCGCCACCTTGAGCGACCAGTGCTGTTTTACCAGCAATAAACTTAGCGTAATAATCTAAGTCTATTGCGGTATCAATATTGGTTACGAACCCACTATTCATTATTTCCTGAGTATCAAAACTCAGCCTCGCAATAAATGGTATTAACTACCGATCGCAATAAAGCCAAATGAAAGAATGATTACGTAGATGAACGCTGTAATTTGTAGGGCATTTTTCAGATTATGTTCCATAGACACCTCTGGCTTATTATTAATTTGTTGAGTCACTATTTAAGTACTATCAGGTGTGTGAAGTATCTTCAAGAATCGTCGAAATTAGTCGCACGATATTGATGTAACCATCACAATTAGTAAGTGTATGGATAAGGATATACTCATGAATAACAAAGCAAATATGATGACGTTGGTTGCACTTTTTTCGGTTTCGAGTGTTTATGCCTCACCGGAGATCATTATTACTCCAATGGTTGGTTATACCGCCGGAGGGAGTGTTGAAGATCAAGATGGTAAAAACTATGACATGAAAGGATCTGAAAATTACACCTTTGCCATTGAAACGCCGCTTGAGAAAGGACGTATTGGCTTCTTTTACTCGAATCAAAGCTCAGAGCTGGAAACGCTTAACCTAAGCTCTTCAATCCAATACCTGCACTTTCAAAGTAGTATTTACTACCCTGCATCTTCGGTTCTGTCAGGATACCTAGGCTTAGGACTGGGCGCCTCTTATGTTGATGTGGACTGGGCAAAAGATAAATACGGTTTCTCGACGTCGATTTTTGGCGGTTTAGAATATAAGTTTAGTGACCGCTTAGCGCTCAATACCCAAGTTCGTTGGTTAGGTACCGTCGTAGATAACGACACAACCGGCGTATGCAACATTCCAAGCAATGGCCAAGACTGCATTATTCGCTTTGATACAGACTGGATGAACCAATTCCAAGCCAATGTCGGATTAAGTTTTACTTTCTAAATGACAATGCATACTACAGAAATGAAAAAGCCAACTAATTTACCTGTCTCTTATACACAAATCCCTAAGCCACGCTTGGGGATTTTTTTTGAACTATTTTTAGGTTTCATGATCTGATCATCTAAGCAATGACAAGGATGATTATCATGACCTATATAGAGCCAACCCTTTGGGCACAAAAACAGTTCGGTCAAGCCCACCTTAATGACCCTAGACGCACTCAAAGACTCGTTGCTCTCGCAGCCTCACTGGCCGAGCAGCCTGGCGTACCCGTCTCGAAACTCATTATATCCCCTGCTGAAATGGAAGGGGCTTATCGCTTCATCCGTAATGAGCAAATCAAAGCAGAAGATATCGCAGAAGCGGGTTTTTATGTCACCGCACAAGAAGCATTAGAGCAACAAACACTTCTTGCCTTAGAAGACACCACTTCTCTCAGTTACTCCCATCGCAGCATTCGAGATGAACTCGGGCACTCTAATCAAGGCAATCGACATCGCGCCATGTTTGTACACTCAACCTTACTTTTTGCTCCCGACACTCAATCTGTTATTGGTTTAATTGAACAACAGCGCTGGACTCGTGATATAGAAAAGCGAGGTCAAAGGCACCAGCATGCGACTCGACCATACAAAGAGAAAGAAAGTTATAAGTGGGAACAAGCCTCTCGCCATGTCGCTGAGCGACTTGGCGATAAAATTTCGGATGTCATTTCTGTGTGCGATAGAGAAGCCGACCTATTTGAATACCTCACTTACAAGCGAGAGCAACAACAAAGGTTCCTCGTTCGCTCAATGCAAAGCCGCTGTATTGAAGAGCACGATAATCGTCTTTATAGCTATGCTTCTACCCTGTTATCAGCCGGAGAGAAAGTGCTCGAAATACCGCAAAAAGGCGGTCGTAAAGCTCGCAAGGCTCATTTAGATATCAAATATGCCCCCGTGACACTCAAGTCTCCTGCTAACAAGAAAGAGTTCGATAACATTCCGCTTTACTACGTGGGATGTATAGAACAAGGAGAGAGTGGTAATAAGCTCGCATGGCACTTACTGACTTCAGAGCCGATAACGAGCAAGGAAGAGGCACTCAAAATCGTCAGTTATTATGAGCGGCGCTGGCTGATAGAAGATTTTCATAAAGTCTGGAAAAGTGAAGGGACTGAAGTTGAGCAACTGAGAATGCAAAGTAAGGATAACTTAGAAAGGCTCAGCGTCGTTTTGGCTTTTATCGCGACTCGGTTACTCCAGTTGAGGTTTATGAATGAATCAGACGAGTTATCTAAGAGCAGTTGTGAGCAGGTATTAAAAGGCAAAGCGTGGAAGTTAATGTGGCTCAAGTTGGAGAGCAAAAAACTACCGAAAGAAGCGCCTAATATATCATGGGCTTACAACGGTATTGCTCGGTTAGGTGGTTGGAAGAATACCAAGCGAACAGGTCGCGCTTCTATAAAGACGTTATGGCAAGGATGGCTTAGGTTACAAACCATCCTTGAAGGGTATGAACTCGCCAAGTCTCTTGATTAACCAGACTTGTGATCAAGAGACAGACTAATTTACTGGCTTTTCGTTGTATCGTATTTTTCAGTTCAACTTTAGAACTTATAGGTCACACCCAGAGCACCGCCTAGTTGCAACTCAACACCTTTGTACATATCAAGTTCAGGGTGAACCTGTGCGTAAGCATTCCAACCTTCGTAGAAGTTCACTTTAACGCCTAACGGCAAGCGTAAGCCA
Encoded here:
- a CDS encoding IS4 family transposase, with the protein product MTYIEPTLWAQKQFGQAHLNDPRRTQRLVALAASLAEQPGVPVSKLIISPAEMEGAYRFIRNEQIKAEDIAEAGFYVTAQEALEQQTLLALEDTTSLSYSHRSIRDELGHSNQGNRHRAMFVHSTLLFAPDTQSVIGLIEQQRWTRDIEKRGQRHQHATRPYKEKESYKWEQASRHVAERLGDKISDVISVCDREADLFEYLTYKREQQQRFLVRSMQSRCIEEHDNRLYSYASTLLSAGEKVLEIPQKGGRKARKAHLDIKYAPVTLKSPANKKEFDNIPLYYVGCIEQGESGNKLAWHLLTSEPITSKEEALKIVSYYERRWLIEDFHKVWKSEGTEVEQLRMQSKDNLERLSVVLAFIATRLLQLRFMNESDELSKSSCEQVLKGKAWKLMWLKLESKKLPKEAPNISWAYNGIARLGGWKNTKRTGRASIKTLWQGWLRLQTILEGYELAKSLD
- the mlc gene encoding sugar metabolism global transcriptional regulator Mlc; protein product: MYMAQPGHIDHIKQVNAGRVYKLIDLKGPISRIDLSKQSELAPASITKITRELMEAHLIHETTVQEATTRGRPAVGLQTNNEGWQFLSMRLGRGYLTIALHELGGDVLIDTKIDIHERDQDDVLARLLHEIDEFFQTYAEQLDRVTSIAVTLPGLVNSEQGIVLQMPHYNVENLALGPEIYKETGLPVFIANDTRAWALAEKLFGNSQDNDNSVLISIHHGLGAGIILDGRVLQGRHGNIGELGHIQIDKEGKLCHCGNRGCLETVASSQAIREQVKERLANGEESTLTAFEDVTIEQICAAAADGDPLAVEVIEQLGRYLGSAIAIVINLFNPEKILVGGVINQAKSVLYPAIQKCIEEQSLSVYHQDLELVESRFYKQATMPGAALIKQALYDGQLLMKVIEG
- the cydH gene encoding cytochrome bd-I oxidase subunit CydH, whose amino-acid sequence is MEHNLKNALQITAFIYVIILSFGFIAIGS
- a CDS encoding error-prone DNA polymerase gives rise to the protein MSQQYSELFCQSNYSFLEGASHAEELVLQADFLRYKALAVTDECSVAGIVKVHSAIKQHKLSIKQIVGSMFWLNEECQMVLLCPNRKAYAELCRIITNARRRSSKGHYQLSEWDIMSAKHCFILWLPQQKTEDAHWGQWLSQHHSGRLWIGLQRHLKQTDQKYIDYCVELSHHHHLPMTACGGVLMHNANRLPLQHSLTAIKYQKPITEVGTHLLANAERCLRSINKLSHIFKTEWLEESNRIAELCDFDLDSLRYEYPSELIPQGETPMSYLRMLVEKGKQARFPQGVPSDIQQIIDKELGLIDELDYPFFFLTIHDIVMFAKSQGILYQGRGSAANSVVCYCLEITSVDPRQISVLFERFISKERDEPPDIDVDFEHERREEIIQYIYQKYGRERAALAATVISYRFKSAVRDVGKALGLQETQLDYFIKNTNRRDKSLGWQAQLTLLGLQPESLKGQQFIHLVNEIIGFPRHLSQHVGGFVISSGPLYELVPVENAAMHDRTIIQWDKDDLETLGLLKVDVLALGMLSAIRKCFDLIKRIHGRSLTIAEITRLKDDPQVYGMIQRADTVGIFQIESRAQMSMLPRLKPRTYYDLVIQIAIVRPGPIQGDMVHPYLKRRDGIEPISYPSKEVESVLSRTMGVPIFQEQVIKLAMVAAGFTGGEADQLRRAMAAWKKNGNVFKFKTKIIEGMQKRGYDTEFAEQIFKQICGFGEYGFPESHSASFAVLAYCSAWLKCYYPECFYASLLNSQPMGFYSPSQLVQDAQRHNVAILPVCVNTSQDNHTVVSQQNGLAIRLGMRQIKGLSEHGIQSVLANRPSSGYHHPNQVKQLSINKKDIELLASANALHNVSGDRFQTRWAIMDSASDLPLFSQIDDSFEKDNDEQGLRQPSEMQDLLADFTSVGISLNKHPITLLEEANRLGRFTHMKDLKQQRHKSMVTVVGLVTGKQSPGTAAGVTFVTLEDNTGNINVVVWGATARAQQQAYLTAKALKVQGILEKEGEVVHVIAGKLIDITDEIVGLKTKSRDFH
- a CDS encoding chemotaxis protein CheV, producing MSGVLNSVDQRTKLVGENRLELLLFSLNSRQLFAINVFKVKEVLKVPVLTRLPGSHHHITGVASLRGESVPVIDLRSAIGFPPSRAESQESNLIITEYNRTVQGFLVGQVRNIVNTTWTEIQPPPKTTGRANYLTAITHIQEEEQHKIVEIIDVEKVLAEIIDYDVSISEGVLDEQLAQEMIGRNVLIVDDSSTARNQIKGTLSQLGLNIIECCDGLEALNLLKGWCDEGKDINQEILLMITDAEMPEMDGYKLTHEVRSDPRMYDLFITLNTSLSGSFNEAMVEKVGCNRFISKFQPDLLVEVTQERMRQIL
- the pyk gene encoding pyruvate kinase is translated as MTAELRKTKIVTTLGPSTDKGNVLEEIIKAGANIVRMNFSHGSSDDHIQRAEKVRAIAKKLGTQIAILGDLQGPKIRVSTFRDGKIQLAVGDEFTLDSSLGLGEGNQEAVGLDYKELPNDVSAGDILLLDDGRVQLKVTKVEGCRVHTEVIIGGPLSNNKGINKKGGGLSAEALTDKDKRDIVTAAQIQVDYLAVSFPRNGEDMHYARQLAREAGLEAHLVAKVERAETVSTVENMDDIIMASDVVMVARGDLGVEIGDPELVGVQKQLIRRARALNRTIITATQMMESMISAPMPTRAEVMDVANAVLDGTDAVMLSGETAAGQYPVETVKSMAEVCVGAEKMANVNQSNYRIDRTFVTAEETVSMATIYSANHMEGIKGVVTLTESGRTALMMSRLSADMPIYALSRNEGTLNRCTLYRGVTPIYFETEAKDSFDIALSTLACLKEKGHLKFGDLVIITQGDIMDVAGSTNCMRILPVT
- a CDS encoding patatin-like phospholipase family protein, whose translation is MNSGFVTNIDTAIDLDYYAKFIAGKTALVAQGGGQRSIFTSGVLDAFLLSNFDPFDEFFGTSAGALNLCAYLCRDKGLGRSFVLDLTTSPEFFNLFSYIRHRKNLGLEWALEQIMAYPYKLDLDLGRQTLGERHFYAAVTGSKDLRDHYFPLLGDDWYKVMIATCAIPRLYNDEILIGDSAYVDGGVSASIPVQEAWRRQARSIVVIRTEPVTDEEGRPLVQAPQQQQKIQAPKPVTAEELEWFRESFDSVQGHWQQKVEQWKTDWTSFFQQQILRSKEQKRDRGHLDLLNGGRWLFGADDIYRLSHLIGDKFDSGLADMLMVHYQTYSLTQDFLNSPPDDAFVVQIAPSKPLKSSSLMSDKEDLLHDYELGLEAGYRFVETYTTTENARSSHMPQLTSIVIDK